From a single Seriola aureovittata isolate HTS-2021-v1 ecotype China chromosome 18, ASM2101889v1, whole genome shotgun sequence genomic region:
- the LOC130186087 gene encoding LOW QUALITY PROTEIN: kinesin-like protein KIF2A (The sequence of the model RefSeq protein was modified relative to this genomic sequence to represent the inferred CDS: inserted 1 base in 1 codon) encodes MAGIFGKIFVGIYVEIKRSDGRIHQAMVTSLHEDNESVTVEWIENGDTKGKEIDLESIFALNPDVAPDEEIPQSPEAPLPPSNVAKTSKVTKTRRITAIPKAENAPRENRAAAVGTTRARPSQHSQAAEPPPPAIAPQPALTQAQIQQQQQNARRKSNCVKEVEKLQEKREKRRLQQQELREKRAQEVDVNLPNYEIMCMIRDFRASLDYRPLTTNDLIEEHRICVCVRARPLNKKEVSVKDLDVITIPSKDVVMVHEPKQKVDLTRYLENQTFRFDYAFDENSTNEMVYRFTAQPLVETIFERGMATCFAYGQTGSGKTHTMGGDFSGKNQDCSKGIYALSARDVFLMLKKPNYKKLDLQVYATFFEIYSGKVFDLLNRKAKLRVLEDGKQQVQVVGLQEREVKCTEDVLKLIEVGNSCRTSGQTSANAHSSRSHAVFQIILRRRGKMHGKFSLIDLAGNERGADTSSADRQTRLEGAEINKSLLALKECIRALGRNKPHTPFRASKLTQVLRDSFIGENSRTCMIATISPGMASCENTLNTLRYANRVKEFGISPSDIPFTQSGGGGGRSELSPTYEVKELTVDPAAAMESRQGGHVNQLEVLEAQWGVGSSPQRDDLKLLCEQNEEEVSPQLFTFHEAVSQLVEMEEQVLEDHRAVFQESIRWLEDEKVLLEMTEEVDYDVESYATQLEQILDQKIDILTELRDKVKSFRCTLQEEEQASKQIXPKRPRAL; translated from the exons ATGGCGGGGATTTTCGGGAAGATCTTCGTGGGGATTTACGTGGAGATAAAGCGGAGCGACG GACGAATACACCAGGCGATGGTCACATCTCTGCACGAGGACAATGAGAGTGTGACGGTGGAGTGGATCGAGAACGGGGACACCAAAGGGAAAGAG ATCGACCTGGAGAGCATCTTCGCCCTGAATCCAGATGTTGCTCCTGATGAGGAGATACCACAGAGTCCTGaggctcctctccctccctctaatGTTGCCAAAACCAGCAAAGTTACCAAG accaGACGGATCACAGCGATACCGAAGGCGGAGAACGCTCCACGGGAGAATCGAG ctgcagcagtgggaaCCACCCGGGCCCGTCCCAGCCAGCACAGCCAAGCCGCCGAGCCCCCTCCGCCCGCCATCGCCCCCCAGCCGGCGCTCACCCAGGCCcagatccagcagcagcagcagaacg CGCGGAGGAAATCCAACTGTgtgaaggaggtggagaaactGCAGGAGAAACGAGAGAAGAGACGacttcagcagcaggagctcaGAGAGAAGAGAGCTCAG GAAGTGGACGTCAATTTACCAAACTATGAGATCATGTGTATGATCAGAGACTTCAGAGCCAGTCTGGACTAcagacctttaaccaccaacgACCTG ATCGAGGAGCacaggatatgtgtgtgtgtacgtgcacgTCCCCTCAATAAAAAAG AGGTGTCGGTGAAGGATCTGGACGTGATCACCATTCCCAGTAAGGACGTGGTCATGGTCCACGAGCCCAAGCAGAAAGTCGACCTGACGCGTTACCTGGAGAACCAGACTTTCCGATTCGACTACGCCTTCGACGAGAACTCCACCAACGAGATGGTTTACAG GTTCACCGCTCAGCCGCTGGTCGAGACCATTTTCGAGAGAGGGATGGCGACCTGCTTCGCATACGGACAAACTGGAAGTGGGAAAACACAt ACGATGGGCGGAGACTTTTCAGGAAAGAACCAGGACTGCTCTAAAGGGATCTACGCTCTGTCCG ccagAGACGTTTTTCTCATGTTGAAGAAGCCAAACTACAAGAAGCTGGATCTGCAAGTCTATGCcacgttttttgagatttacAGCGGGAAG GTGTTCGATCTACTAAACCGTAAAGCCAAGTTACGGGTCCTGGAGGACGGGAAGCAGCAGGTGCAGGTGGTGGGGCTGCAGGAGCGGGAGGTGAAGTGCACGGAGGACGTCCTCAAACTCATCGAAGTGGGAAACAGCTGCAG GACGTCTGGACAGACCTCGGCCAACGCTCACTCCTCTCGGAGCCACGCCGTGTTTCAGATCATCCTGCGTCGACGGGGGAAGATGCACGGGAAGTTTTCCCTCATCGACCTGGCGGGGAACGAGAGAGGGGCGGACACATCCAGCGCTGACCGCCAGACTCGCCTCGAAGGAGCCGAGATCAACAAGAGCCTGCTGGCACTCAAG GAGTGCATCCGAGCCCTGGGCCGAAACAAACCCCACACTCCCTTCAGAGCCAGCAAGTTGACCCAAGTGCTGAGGGACTCCTTCATCGGAGAAAACTCCAGAACATGCATG ATCGCCACCATCTCTCCCGGAATGGCGTCTTGTGAAAACACCCTGAACACGCTGCGATACGCCAACAG GGTGAAGGAGTTTGGGATAAGTCCCTCAGACATTCCCTTCACCCAGagcgggggaggagggggtcgCTCTGAGCTCTCTCCGACTTATGA GGTGAAGGAGCTCACAGTGGACCCGGCAGCAGCCATGGAGAGCCGTCAGGGGGGACACGTCAACCAGCTGGAGGTGCTGGAGGCTCAGTGGGGAGTCGGCAGCTCTCCGCAGAGAGACGACCTGAAGCTGCTCTGTGAACAGAAC gaggaggaggtttccCCGCAGCTCTTCACTTTCCATGAGGCCGTCTCTCAGCtggtggagatggaggagcAGGTCCTGGAGGATCACCGGGCCGTGTTCCAG